Part of the Deltaproteobacteria bacterium genome, GCCTCCCACCCACCGGAGAAGGATCATGATCGCGTATAAGCGCTCGGTGTGCCCGCACGACTGCCCTTGACGCACATCGCGCCCCGGCCGACATGGGGAAGGGGAGCGCCTTCCACTGCAATCTCGTTGAGGTGATACCCACCTGACCTGATTTTTGGCCATTCGTTGTCAAATGCCCTTGACTTCCGCTTGACTTGATATCAAACTGTAGTATCATAAATCCAATGAATAAAAAGCAACGGCAGACCCTGAGTAAGATACTCGAGAAACCTGAGCGTTCAGACATCCCATGGTCTGATGTCGAATCATTGATTGTTGCCCTTGGAGGAGAGATATCTGAAGGACGAGGTTCGCGGGTCAGAATCGTCTTAAACGATGTAAAGGCAGTTTTTCATCGGCCGCATCCCAATCGGGCTACAGAAAAGGGTGCTGTGAAATCAGTAAGAAGGTTTTTACAGGAAGCGGGAGTCATATCATGATGGAATATAAAGGATATTTTGGGAAAGTCGAATTTGACGATGAGGCGAATATCTTTTATGGTGAAGTAATAAACTTACGTGATGTGGTAACCTTTCAAGGCGAAACAGTCAGCCAATTGCGTAAAGCATTTCGTGACTCTATTGACGATTACCTTGATTTTTGTGTATCTCGCGGCGAAGAACCTGAAAAGCCATATTCTGGGAAATTCGTTGTCCGTGTCGAGCCTGAACTTCATAAGACCATTTCTATCGAAGCCAAAAAAGCTGGAAAAAGCCTCA contains:
- a CDS encoding type II toxin-antitoxin system HicB family antitoxin, which produces MEYKGYFGKVEFDDEANIFYGEVINLRDVVTFQGETVSQLRKAFRDSIDDYLDFCVSRGEEPEKPYSGKFVVRVEPELHKTISIEAKKAGKSLNTWISDNLSKVIHENTQHSN
- a CDS encoding type II toxin-antitoxin system HicA family toxin, with amino-acid sequence MNKKQRQTLSKILEKPERSDIPWSDVESLIVALGGEISEGRGSRVRIVLNDVKAVFHRPHPNRATEKGAVKSVRRFLQEAGVIS